The genomic segment CTCGAAGAGCGCTCGCGCCACCACGAGAAGACCTCCGACCGCGGGTGGCAGCTCTGGCTCGCGGCACTCGGGTTCGGGTTCGGACTCATCAGCCTGCTCGTCACCGCCGCCCTCCAACTCAAGAAATAGCCCCCGCCGCGCGGAAACCCTTCGCCCCCGTGGCGTCTCCCTTTCTGACATGACCGCACGGCAGCTCGGTGATCTGATCGCGTCGCACGCGGCCGCCCTCGCGCTGTTCGCCCGCCAGTGGTGCGACGGCCCCGAGGACGCGGTCCAGGACGCGTTCTGCAAACTCGTGCGCCTCTCCGCACCGCCCGACGACCCGGTCGCGTGGCTGTTCCGGGTCGTGCGCACCACCGCCATTGATCGCGGCCGGGCCGACCGGCGGCGCGCGAAGCGCGAGGCCGTTATCGCGAAGCCGGAGCGGTGGTTCGCGGAGAGCGAAATCGAAGGGTTGGACGCGACCGCCGCCGTCGCGGCGCTGGAGGCGCTCCCCGCCGATCTGCGGGAGGTCATTGTCGCGCGGCTCTGGGGCGGGATGACTCTGGAACAAGTGGCAAGCGTGGCCGGCTGTTCGCTCACCACCGCCCACCGGCGGTACGAGGCCGGGATCGCGGCGCTACGGGAAAGGCTCGGTGTAACGTGTCCGAAATGACCCCCGATCCACTCGCGGCGCTGGCCCGGTTCACCCCCGCGAGCGCGGTCGATCCGGCCGAGTTGCTGTTCGCCGCCGGGCGGGCGTCGGCCCGCACGCACTGGGGCTGGAAGGCGGCGGTCGGCGCCCTTGCGCTTTCGAATGTGGCGCTACTCGCGGTTCTCGTCTTCGGTTCGCGTGACGCGGCGCCCGTGGTGCCTTCACCGCTGCCGATCGTGCCCATCGAGCCGGCACCCGTGTCCCCTTCTGCCCCGGCCCCGCCCGCCGATCCGTGGAGCTATCGTGCGCTCCGGGCTATGGACGCGGATCTCGCACCGGTGCCCGAACCGGCCCCGAACCTGCTCCCACAGCACGAACCGCTTACCGTCATGTCCGGTCGGCGCGGCGGGCTCGAATAAAGCCACTGGCTCAGTGCGGTTCCTCCCGACCCAAACTTGCCCCGGTTCCCGTTCACCCCTTACTTAAGGAGGCAACGATGCGTTGCCGCTGGCCCCTGTTTGCACTCGCGCACGTCCTCGCGGTCACTTTCGCCGCGACCGCGCAACCGCCGATCGAACCCAAGGACGGTAAGTACGTCGTTCCACTCACCGTGGACGCGGTCGCTCCGGTGCGCCCGGCGCTCAAGTACCGGCTCCTTCCCGACATCCGGGAGGTCCAGTCGGGGAACCAGGTGCAGGCGTTCTACAAGTGCTTCTTCGAGCAGAACCACCTGTTCCACAGCAAGGAATCGACCGACAAGCAGCAGAAATGGCGGGCGGCACCGCTCAAGGATCTCGCCCAGGAGAAGGAGCTGGTCAACTACGGCGGCGCGGCGGTGAAGCAAGCGTACTACGCCGCCCGGCTCGATACCGTGGACTGGCAGCTCCTGAACCAGATGCGGTCCGACGGCACGGGGCTCCTCCTACCGGACGTGCAGCAGATGCGAATGCTCGCCACGGTCCTCACGGTCCGTGTGCGGGGCGAGATCGCCCGCGGCGAGTTCGATGCCGCCCTCCAGACGCTCCAGACGATGTTCGCCCTGGCCCGCACCTTTAACGAACAGCCCACGTTGATCGGCCACCTCGTCGGGGCCGCGCTCGCGATGATCGCGCTGGGCGAAGTGGAGGAGTTCGTCCAGCAGCCGGGCGCGCCGAACCTGTTCTGGGCGCTGACCGATCTGCCCGCTCCTTTCATCGACCTCCGCAAGGGCGTCCACGTCGAGAAGTTGCTCGTGACAAAGGAGTACGACGGCCTTCAGAAGGCGGTGCCGATTCCCGAGGACGCTCTCGGGGCGCTGATCAAATCCCTGGACACGCTGCTCGGACCGGACAGGAAAGCCGACGCCCGGCCGAGCGCGTGGTACGCCAAACAGGCAGGAGATCCGGCGGCCGTTGCCGCCGCGACCGAGCGCCTCAGCGGCTTCGGACACAAGCCGGCGGACCTGGCGAAGCTGTCCCCCCTTCAGTTGATTGTGATGGACGACCGCGCTCAGTACGAGGCCGACATGGACGAGTTCGCGAAGTGGACCAACGTCCCGTTCTGGCAGATCCCGCCGGAGCTTGTGCTCCCGAAACCGCGCCCGGGTGCGTTCGCCCAACTCCTGCCCGTGTTCAACAAGGTGCTGCACGCGAAGGTGCGGGTGCACCAGACCGTCGCGCAGTTGACCGCCTCAGAAGGGGTGCGGGCCTATGCCGCCGATAACCGCGGTCAACTGCCGATCGCTCTCGATGCGGTGAAGTTGCCCGTTCCGGCCGATCCGATGACGGGCAAACCGTTCGTGTACGAATTGAAGGACGGCCGCGCGCTGATCCGCGGAACCCCACCGCGGGGGTTGGAGACCTGGCCCACCTACAACCGCGTGTACGCGGTGACGGTGCGCAAATGACCCTTCCGTCGAATCGTGACGTGAGTCAATGGGTGTGACGAAGGCGCGATGGGAATCGCACCGGTCACACCTATTGACTCACGTCACGATTCGACCGATGTGCCTCTGCCATCGCGTCCGTTCGCTGTGAACGGACCACATCGGCCGGTCGCGCAGAGGGCGTGATCGGAACTGTAAGCGAAATAAGGTACTTGCGCCCGAGCCGTGTCGCGGCGAGCGGCCCGCCGGGCGCGGCACCGGAGGCGTGATTCACGTGTCGGGGAGGTCTCGGCGCCCGCGGCCGGGCCGCACGAACGGGGCTCGGACTCATTTCCAGCTCATTTCTTCAGGCAACGGCGCCGCGCTAACACTGTCGGGAAACGCAACAACACGGGTCCGGAACACACGA from the Frigoriglobus tundricola genome contains:
- a CDS encoding RNA polymerase sigma factor gives rise to the protein MTARQLGDLIASHAAALALFARQWCDGPEDAVQDAFCKLVRLSAPPDDPVAWLFRVVRTTAIDRGRADRRRAKREAVIAKPERWFAESEIEGLDATAAVAALEALPADLREVIVARLWGGMTLEQVASVAGCSLTTAHRRYEAGIAALRERLGVTCPK